One genomic region from Uloborus diversus isolate 005 chromosome 2, Udiv.v.3.1, whole genome shotgun sequence encodes:
- the LOC129217310 gene encoding uncharacterized protein LOC129217310, with protein MRMGASSNIVVFIVLSLTIGALAKEDFRNQTIECIFRAYDACYHGIASLGANFSAHYDDSPVLINSTCKLSNSTIECLGKIPTSCYGASTPFGLKNASVLIQQLCTNNSQEQIKFLNSSHCYNKQIMRRRNCVKKYSSEGKTDAKSLCCSNLKTQKCLREEMNVCPTNTTEFQNTVMSTYRSYHNYICQDTEKHCGHSVKHFVSAFVLFLAFLFTFSLH; from the exons atgagAATGGGTGCATCCTCGAACATCGTAGTGTTTATTGTTTTGAGTTTAACAATTG GTGCACTGGCCAAAGAGGATTTTAGAAATCAAACCATCGAGTGTATATTTCGAGCGTATGATGCTTGTTATCACGGTATTGCATCGTTGGGAGCTAATTTTTCTGCTCATTATGACGACAGTCCAGTCTTAATTAACTCTACGTGCAA gttgTCTAACAGTACTATAGAGTGTTTAGGAAAAATTCCAACCTCCTGTTACGGCGCAAGTACACCTTTTGGTCTAAAGAATGCATCCGTTTTAATACAGCAGCTATGTACTAATAATTCGCAAGAGCAAATAA AATTTTTAAACTCCAGTCATTGTTACAACAAGCAAATTATGCGAAGGCGAAATTGCGTTAAAAAATATTCCAGCGAAGGCAAAACTGATGCTAAATCTCTTTGTTG TTCAAATTTAAAGACACAAAAGTGCCTCAGAGAAGAAATGAATGTATGTCCAACAAATACAACAGAGTTCCAGAATACAGTTATGTCTACTTACAGAAGCTATCATAACTACATTTGCCAAGACACTGAAAAACATTGTGGTCATAGTGTGAAACATTTTGTATCTGCATTTGTCTTGTTTCTAGCGTTCTTGTTTactttttcattacattaa